The following is a genomic window from Ignavibacteriota bacterium.
ATGAAGATCAGTGATATTCTGACCGAGGACCTCGTCGTCGCCGGGCTCACAGGGTCGTCCAAGAACGATATCATCGACGCCATGGTGGACCTGGTCGCCCTGTCGCCGAAGGTGCTCGATAAGGAGAAGGTCCGGTCCGCCATCCTGGAACGCGAACGCATCATGTCCACGGGTGTGGGGAATGGATTCGCCATCCCCCACGGCAAGACCGATGCCGTCTCGGAGATCGTCGCCGCATTCGCCGTCACCGAGGAAGAGATCGACTACGACTCCCTCGACGAGAAGCCGGTCCGCCTCGTATTCCTGCTCGTCGGGAAGGACAACCTGGTCGGCCCGCACATCAAACTGCTGAGCCGCATCTCCCGGCTCATGAACAAGGAGGAGTTCCGCAAGCGTCTCCTTCTGGTATCGTCCCCCAAGGAGATCATCGATCTCTTCCGGCAGGAGGAGGCCTCCTATTTCGAGCTGTAAGGA
Proteins encoded in this region:
- a CDS encoding PTS sugar transporter subunit IIA, whose protein sequence is MKISDILTEDLVVAGLTGSSKNDIIDAMVDLVALSPKVLDKEKVRSAILERERIMSTGVGNGFAIPHGKTDAVSEIVAAFAVTEEEIDYDSLDEKPVRLVFLLVGKDNLVGPHIKLLSRISRLMNKEEFRKRLLLVSSPKEIIDLFRQEEASYFEL